The following are encoded together in the Drosophila takahashii strain IR98-3 E-12201 chromosome X, DtakHiC1v2, whole genome shotgun sequence genome:
- the AP-1gamma gene encoding AP-1 complex subunit gamma-1 isoform X3, whose translation MNSEHGFNPAFNMATIRQAFTEAVERVRMPTPTRLRDLIRQIRAARTAAEERAVVNKECAYIRSTFREEDSVWRCRNIAKLLYIHMLGYPAHFGQLECLKLTASTRFTDKRIGYLGAMLLLDERQDVHLLITNCLKNDLNSSTQFVVGLALCTLGAIASPEMARDLASEVERLMKSPNTYIRKKATLCAFRVIRRVPELMEIFLPATRSLLSEKNHGILITGVTLITEMCENSSDTLMHFKKDSGNREIVPNLVRILKNLILGGYSPEHDVSGVSDPFLQVKILRLLRILGHNDPDASEAMNDILAQVATNTETSKNVGNTILYETVLSIMDIRSEGGLRVLAVNILGRFLLNSDKNIRYVALNTLLRTVHADTSAVQRHRTTILECLKDPDVSIRRRAMELSFALINAQNIRTMTKELLLFLEKADAEFKAQCSSGMILAAERYSPTTRWHLDTQLSVLIAAGNYVRDDVVSSTIQLVSSSPLPEQTYITNRFWESLQVANHCEDKQPLLQVAVWAIGEYGDLFMYGANEDEFERPTESDLIAVYHKFLTSAQVSTTSKQYALVSLAKLSTRLQQCVEEIQALITSFGSHLNVDLQQRGVEFTQLFGHYKHLRPPLLEKMPAMQISRISSQNGESGGGSFDDNSPDVIENGESGGGGHSLIESNMNTLGDNTNILLDLLGSTDLSAGGAGDLVAATDLSNAVHKKNSRNANDVVVAPVSNNQDLLDLLDLDLTTPSSTTTTTAGAPTGVGGGGGGILALAGDNNQSSAANMNNMLGGLDLGGFGSGLDGSASIATNGNDLASMLGGLGGAAPPLAAPAAPVGNLIVDGHGGSLLGDLNPNNVEVPPQGPRLTALDRDGLLVQLVSVRGSDCMRIYMTTTNSSDNTLEQYLLKAAVQKSFQLQMLTPSGSVLPPGGVITQEMRVVATSNATLRMRLRIQYVLDGQQQVEQTEVSGFPEQQPAVAEE comes from the exons ATGAACTCCGAGCATGG ATTCAATCCAGCCTTCAATATGGCCACCATACGGCAGGCGTTCACAGAGGCGGTGGAGAGAG TCAGAATGCCTACGCCCACACGCCTGCGCGACCTCATCCGACAGATTCGCGCCGCCAGAACCGCCGCCGAGGAGCGGGCGGTGGTCAACAAAGAGTGCGCCTACATACGGAGCACTTTCCGCGAGGAGGACTCCGTCTGGCG CTGTCGCAACATTGCCAAGCTGCTGTACATACACATGCTCGGCTATCCGGCTCACTTTGGCCAACTGGAGTGCCTTAAGCTGACGGCCAGCACGCGGTTCACAGACAAGCGGATCGGATACCTGGGCGccatgctgctgctggatgAGCGGCAGGATGTCCACCTGCTCATCACCAACTGCTTGAAGAA CGACTTGAACAGCTCGACGCAGTTCGTCGTGGGCCTGGCCCTGTGCACTCTGGGCGCGATCGCCTCACCGGAAATGGCCCGGGATCTGGCCAGCGAGGTGGAGCGTCTGATGAAGTCCCCGAACACGTACATCCGCAAGAAGGCGACGCTGTGCGCCTTTCGCGTCATCCGCCGTGTGCCCGAGCTGATGGAGATCTTCTTGCCGGCCACGCGTTCCCTGCTCAGCGAGAAGAATCATG GCATTTTGATCACTGGCGTTACGCTCATCACGGAGATGTGCGAGAACAGCTCGGACACGCTGATGCATTTCAAGAAG GATAGCGGAAATCGAGAG ATTGTGCCGAATCTGGTGCGCATCCTGAAGAACCTGATCCTGGGCGGCTATTCGCCGGAGCACGACGTCAGCGGGGTGAGCGATCCCTTCCTGCAGGTGAAGATCCTGCGGCTGCTGCGCATTCTGGGCCACAACGATCCGGACGCCTCGGAAGCGATGAACGACATCCTGGCCCAGGTGGCCACCAACACGGAGACGAGCAAGAATGTGGGCAACACGATTCTCTACGAGACGGTGCTTTCTATTATGGATATACG CTCGGAGGGTGGACTGCGCGTGCTGGCCGTCAATATCCTGGGACGATTCCTGCTCAACTCGGACAAGAACATACGGTATGTGGCGCTGAACACGCTGCTGCGAACCGTCCACGCGGACACGTCGGCGGTGCAGCGGCATCGCACCACCATTCTGGAGTGCCTCAAGGATCCCGATGTCTCCATACGCCGGCGTGCCATGGAGCTCTCGTTCGCGCTGATCAATGCACAAAACATACGTACAATGACCAAGGAGCTGCTGCTCTTCCTCGAGAAGGCCGACGCGGAGTTCAAGGCGCAGTGCAGCTCGGGCATGATCCTGGCCGCCGAACGCTATTCGCCCACCACTCGCTGGCATTTGGATACGCAGTTGAGCGTCCTTATTGCGGCCGGGAATTATGTGCGCGACGACGTCGTCTCCTCCACCATCCAGCTGGTGTCCAGCAGTCCCCTCCCGGAGCAGACGTACATCACGAACCGTTTCTGGGAGTCGCTGCAGGTGGCCAATCATTGCGAGGACAAGCAGCCGCTCCTCCAGGTCGCCGTCTGGGCCATAGGCGAGTACGGCGATCTCTTTATGTACGGCGCCAACGAGGATG AGTTTGAACGGCCCACTGAGAGCGATCTGATCGCTGTGTATCATAAGTTTTTAACCTCTGCTCAAGTCTCGACCACAAGCAAGCAATATGCTCTGGTCTCCCTAGCCAAGCTAAGCACACGTCTGCAGCAGTGCGTAGA GGAAATCCAGGCGCTGATCACCTCCTTTGGCAGCCATCTGAATGTCGATCTGCAGCAGCGGGGCGTGGAGTTCACGCAGCTATTCGGTCACTACAAGCATCTGCGTCCGCCGCTTCTCGAGAAGATGCCGGCCATGCAGATCAGCAGGATAAGCTCGCAGAACGGCGAGAGCGGCGGCGGCTCCTTCGACGACAACAGTCCGGATGTCATTGAAAATGGTGAAAGTGGCGGTGGCGGACACTCACTAATCGAAAGCAATATGAACACTCTGGGCGACAATACG AACATTCTGCTGGATCTGCTGGGCAGCACGGATCTGTCGGCGGGCGGCGCTGGCGATTTGGTGGCAGCCACGGATCTCTCGAATGCCGTGCATAAAAAGAACTCGCGCAATGCCAACGATGTGGTGGTGGCGCCCGTTTCCAACAATCAGGATCTGTTGGATCTGCTCGACTTGGATCTGACCACGCCCTCGtccacgacgacgacgacggctGGTGCGCCAACGGGcgtgggaggaggaggaggcggcatTCTGGCCTTGGCCGGTGATAATAATCAGAGCAGTGCAGCGAACATGAATAACATGCTGGGTGGCCTGGACCTGGGTGGCTTTGGATCCGGTCTGGATGGCTCGGCGAGCATAGCCACGAACGGCAACGATTTGGCCAGCATGCTGGGCGGATTGGGCGGAGCTGCTCCACCCTTGGCGGCTCCAGCTGCTCCCGTGGGCAACCTCATCGTCGATGGCCATGGCGGCAGCTTGCTGGGCGATTTGAATCCCAACAATGTAGAAGTG CCTCCACAGGGTCCCAGGCTGACTGCGCTGGACAGGGATGGATTGCTGGTGCAACTAGTTTCGGTCAGGGGCAGCGACTGCATGCGCATCTATATGACGACCACGAATAGCTCAGACAATACGCTGGAGCAGTACTTGCTAAAG GCGGCGGTTCAGAAGAGTTTCCAGCTGCAAATGCTGACGCCCTCCGGTTCGGTGCTGCCTCCTGGAGGAGTGATCACGCAGGAGATGCGGGTGGTGGCCACGTCGAAT GCGACACTGAGGATGCGGCTGCGCATCCAGTACGTGCTCGATGGCCAGCAGCAGGTAGAGCAGACGGAGGTCAGCGGATTCCCCGAGCAACAGCCGGCGGTGGCCGAGGAGTAG
- the AP-1gamma gene encoding AP-1 complex subunit gamma-1 isoform X1 encodes MYPYYEQDWSVLPPENNRRFNPAFNMATIRQAFTEAVERVRMPTPTRLRDLIRQIRAARTAAEERAVVNKECAYIRSTFREEDSVWRCRNIAKLLYIHMLGYPAHFGQLECLKLTASTRFTDKRIGYLGAMLLLDERQDVHLLITNCLKNDLNSSTQFVVGLALCTLGAIASPEMARDLASEVERLMKSPNTYIRKKATLCAFRVIRRVPELMEIFLPATRSLLSEKNHGILITGVTLITEMCENSSDTLMHFKKDSGNREIVPNLVRILKNLILGGYSPEHDVSGVSDPFLQVKILRLLRILGHNDPDASEAMNDILAQVATNTETSKNVGNTILYETVLSIMDIRSEGGLRVLAVNILGRFLLNSDKNIRYVALNTLLRTVHADTSAVQRHRTTILECLKDPDVSIRRRAMELSFALINAQNIRTMTKELLLFLEKADAEFKAQCSSGMILAAERYSPTTRWHLDTQLSVLIAAGNYVRDDVVSSTIQLVSSSPLPEQTYITNRFWESLQVANHCEDKQPLLQVAVWAIGEYGDLFMYGANEDEFERPTESDLIAVYHKFLTSAQVSTTSKQYALVSLAKLSTRLQQCVEEIQALITSFGSHLNVDLQQRGVEFTQLFGHYKHLRPPLLEKMPAMQISRISSQNGESGGGSFDDNSPDVIENGESGGGGHSLIESNMNTLGDNTNILLDLLGSTDLSAGGAGDLVAATDLSNAVHKKNSRNANDVVVAPVSNNQDLLDLLDLDLTTPSSTTTTTAGAPTGVGGGGGGILALAGDNNQSSAANMNNMLGGLDLGGFGSGLDGSASIATNGNDLASMLGGLGGAAPPLAAPAAPVGNLIVDGHGGSLLGDLNPNNVEVPPQGPRLTALDRDGLLVQLVSVRGSDCMRIYMTTTNSSDNTLEQYLLKAAVQKSFQLQMLTPSGSVLPPGGVITQEMRVVATSNATLRMRLRIQYVLDGQQQVEQTEVSGFPEQQPAVAEE; translated from the exons ATGTATCCGTATTACGAGCAGGACTGGAGTGTTCTGCCGCCGGAGAACAATCGCAG ATTCAATCCAGCCTTCAATATGGCCACCATACGGCAGGCGTTCACAGAGGCGGTGGAGAGAG TCAGAATGCCTACGCCCACACGCCTGCGCGACCTCATCCGACAGATTCGCGCCGCCAGAACCGCCGCCGAGGAGCGGGCGGTGGTCAACAAAGAGTGCGCCTACATACGGAGCACTTTCCGCGAGGAGGACTCCGTCTGGCG CTGTCGCAACATTGCCAAGCTGCTGTACATACACATGCTCGGCTATCCGGCTCACTTTGGCCAACTGGAGTGCCTTAAGCTGACGGCCAGCACGCGGTTCACAGACAAGCGGATCGGATACCTGGGCGccatgctgctgctggatgAGCGGCAGGATGTCCACCTGCTCATCACCAACTGCTTGAAGAA CGACTTGAACAGCTCGACGCAGTTCGTCGTGGGCCTGGCCCTGTGCACTCTGGGCGCGATCGCCTCACCGGAAATGGCCCGGGATCTGGCCAGCGAGGTGGAGCGTCTGATGAAGTCCCCGAACACGTACATCCGCAAGAAGGCGACGCTGTGCGCCTTTCGCGTCATCCGCCGTGTGCCCGAGCTGATGGAGATCTTCTTGCCGGCCACGCGTTCCCTGCTCAGCGAGAAGAATCATG GCATTTTGATCACTGGCGTTACGCTCATCACGGAGATGTGCGAGAACAGCTCGGACACGCTGATGCATTTCAAGAAG GATAGCGGAAATCGAGAG ATTGTGCCGAATCTGGTGCGCATCCTGAAGAACCTGATCCTGGGCGGCTATTCGCCGGAGCACGACGTCAGCGGGGTGAGCGATCCCTTCCTGCAGGTGAAGATCCTGCGGCTGCTGCGCATTCTGGGCCACAACGATCCGGACGCCTCGGAAGCGATGAACGACATCCTGGCCCAGGTGGCCACCAACACGGAGACGAGCAAGAATGTGGGCAACACGATTCTCTACGAGACGGTGCTTTCTATTATGGATATACG CTCGGAGGGTGGACTGCGCGTGCTGGCCGTCAATATCCTGGGACGATTCCTGCTCAACTCGGACAAGAACATACGGTATGTGGCGCTGAACACGCTGCTGCGAACCGTCCACGCGGACACGTCGGCGGTGCAGCGGCATCGCACCACCATTCTGGAGTGCCTCAAGGATCCCGATGTCTCCATACGCCGGCGTGCCATGGAGCTCTCGTTCGCGCTGATCAATGCACAAAACATACGTACAATGACCAAGGAGCTGCTGCTCTTCCTCGAGAAGGCCGACGCGGAGTTCAAGGCGCAGTGCAGCTCGGGCATGATCCTGGCCGCCGAACGCTATTCGCCCACCACTCGCTGGCATTTGGATACGCAGTTGAGCGTCCTTATTGCGGCCGGGAATTATGTGCGCGACGACGTCGTCTCCTCCACCATCCAGCTGGTGTCCAGCAGTCCCCTCCCGGAGCAGACGTACATCACGAACCGTTTCTGGGAGTCGCTGCAGGTGGCCAATCATTGCGAGGACAAGCAGCCGCTCCTCCAGGTCGCCGTCTGGGCCATAGGCGAGTACGGCGATCTCTTTATGTACGGCGCCAACGAGGATG AGTTTGAACGGCCCACTGAGAGCGATCTGATCGCTGTGTATCATAAGTTTTTAACCTCTGCTCAAGTCTCGACCACAAGCAAGCAATATGCTCTGGTCTCCCTAGCCAAGCTAAGCACACGTCTGCAGCAGTGCGTAGA GGAAATCCAGGCGCTGATCACCTCCTTTGGCAGCCATCTGAATGTCGATCTGCAGCAGCGGGGCGTGGAGTTCACGCAGCTATTCGGTCACTACAAGCATCTGCGTCCGCCGCTTCTCGAGAAGATGCCGGCCATGCAGATCAGCAGGATAAGCTCGCAGAACGGCGAGAGCGGCGGCGGCTCCTTCGACGACAACAGTCCGGATGTCATTGAAAATGGTGAAAGTGGCGGTGGCGGACACTCACTAATCGAAAGCAATATGAACACTCTGGGCGACAATACG AACATTCTGCTGGATCTGCTGGGCAGCACGGATCTGTCGGCGGGCGGCGCTGGCGATTTGGTGGCAGCCACGGATCTCTCGAATGCCGTGCATAAAAAGAACTCGCGCAATGCCAACGATGTGGTGGTGGCGCCCGTTTCCAACAATCAGGATCTGTTGGATCTGCTCGACTTGGATCTGACCACGCCCTCGtccacgacgacgacgacggctGGTGCGCCAACGGGcgtgggaggaggaggaggcggcatTCTGGCCTTGGCCGGTGATAATAATCAGAGCAGTGCAGCGAACATGAATAACATGCTGGGTGGCCTGGACCTGGGTGGCTTTGGATCCGGTCTGGATGGCTCGGCGAGCATAGCCACGAACGGCAACGATTTGGCCAGCATGCTGGGCGGATTGGGCGGAGCTGCTCCACCCTTGGCGGCTCCAGCTGCTCCCGTGGGCAACCTCATCGTCGATGGCCATGGCGGCAGCTTGCTGGGCGATTTGAATCCCAACAATGTAGAAGTG CCTCCACAGGGTCCCAGGCTGACTGCGCTGGACAGGGATGGATTGCTGGTGCAACTAGTTTCGGTCAGGGGCAGCGACTGCATGCGCATCTATATGACGACCACGAATAGCTCAGACAATACGCTGGAGCAGTACTTGCTAAAG GCGGCGGTTCAGAAGAGTTTCCAGCTGCAAATGCTGACGCCCTCCGGTTCGGTGCTGCCTCCTGGAGGAGTGATCACGCAGGAGATGCGGGTGGTGGCCACGTCGAAT GCGACACTGAGGATGCGGCTGCGCATCCAGTACGTGCTCGATGGCCAGCAGCAGGTAGAGCAGACGGAGGTCAGCGGATTCCCCGAGCAACAGCCGGCGGTGGCCGAGGAGTAG
- the AP-1gamma gene encoding AP-1 complex subunit gamma-1 isoform X2, with the protein MYPYYEQDWSVLPPENNRRFNPAFNMATIRQAFTEAVERVRMPTPTRLRDLIRQIRAARTAAEERAVVNKECAYIRSTFREEDSVWRCRNIAKLLYIHMLGYPAHFGQLECLKLTASTRFTDKRIGYLGAMLLLDERQDVHLLITNCLKNDLNSSTQFVVGLALCTLGAIASPEMARDLASEVERLMKSPNTYIRKKATLCAFRVIRRVPELMEIFLPATRSLLSEKNHGILITGVTLITEMCENSSDTLMHFKKIVPNLVRILKNLILGGYSPEHDVSGVSDPFLQVKILRLLRILGHNDPDASEAMNDILAQVATNTETSKNVGNTILYETVLSIMDIRSEGGLRVLAVNILGRFLLNSDKNIRYVALNTLLRTVHADTSAVQRHRTTILECLKDPDVSIRRRAMELSFALINAQNIRTMTKELLLFLEKADAEFKAQCSSGMILAAERYSPTTRWHLDTQLSVLIAAGNYVRDDVVSSTIQLVSSSPLPEQTYITNRFWESLQVANHCEDKQPLLQVAVWAIGEYGDLFMYGANEDEFERPTESDLIAVYHKFLTSAQVSTTSKQYALVSLAKLSTRLQQCVEEIQALITSFGSHLNVDLQQRGVEFTQLFGHYKHLRPPLLEKMPAMQISRISSQNGESGGGSFDDNSPDVIENGESGGGGHSLIESNMNTLGDNTNILLDLLGSTDLSAGGAGDLVAATDLSNAVHKKNSRNANDVVVAPVSNNQDLLDLLDLDLTTPSSTTTTTAGAPTGVGGGGGGILALAGDNNQSSAANMNNMLGGLDLGGFGSGLDGSASIATNGNDLASMLGGLGGAAPPLAAPAAPVGNLIVDGHGGSLLGDLNPNNVEVPPQGPRLTALDRDGLLVQLVSVRGSDCMRIYMTTTNSSDNTLEQYLLKAAVQKSFQLQMLTPSGSVLPPGGVITQEMRVVATSNATLRMRLRIQYVLDGQQQVEQTEVSGFPEQQPAVAEE; encoded by the exons ATGTATCCGTATTACGAGCAGGACTGGAGTGTTCTGCCGCCGGAGAACAATCGCAG ATTCAATCCAGCCTTCAATATGGCCACCATACGGCAGGCGTTCACAGAGGCGGTGGAGAGAG TCAGAATGCCTACGCCCACACGCCTGCGCGACCTCATCCGACAGATTCGCGCCGCCAGAACCGCCGCCGAGGAGCGGGCGGTGGTCAACAAAGAGTGCGCCTACATACGGAGCACTTTCCGCGAGGAGGACTCCGTCTGGCG CTGTCGCAACATTGCCAAGCTGCTGTACATACACATGCTCGGCTATCCGGCTCACTTTGGCCAACTGGAGTGCCTTAAGCTGACGGCCAGCACGCGGTTCACAGACAAGCGGATCGGATACCTGGGCGccatgctgctgctggatgAGCGGCAGGATGTCCACCTGCTCATCACCAACTGCTTGAAGAA CGACTTGAACAGCTCGACGCAGTTCGTCGTGGGCCTGGCCCTGTGCACTCTGGGCGCGATCGCCTCACCGGAAATGGCCCGGGATCTGGCCAGCGAGGTGGAGCGTCTGATGAAGTCCCCGAACACGTACATCCGCAAGAAGGCGACGCTGTGCGCCTTTCGCGTCATCCGCCGTGTGCCCGAGCTGATGGAGATCTTCTTGCCGGCCACGCGTTCCCTGCTCAGCGAGAAGAATCATG GCATTTTGATCACTGGCGTTACGCTCATCACGGAGATGTGCGAGAACAGCTCGGACACGCTGATGCATTTCAAGAAG ATTGTGCCGAATCTGGTGCGCATCCTGAAGAACCTGATCCTGGGCGGCTATTCGCCGGAGCACGACGTCAGCGGGGTGAGCGATCCCTTCCTGCAGGTGAAGATCCTGCGGCTGCTGCGCATTCTGGGCCACAACGATCCGGACGCCTCGGAAGCGATGAACGACATCCTGGCCCAGGTGGCCACCAACACGGAGACGAGCAAGAATGTGGGCAACACGATTCTCTACGAGACGGTGCTTTCTATTATGGATATACG CTCGGAGGGTGGACTGCGCGTGCTGGCCGTCAATATCCTGGGACGATTCCTGCTCAACTCGGACAAGAACATACGGTATGTGGCGCTGAACACGCTGCTGCGAACCGTCCACGCGGACACGTCGGCGGTGCAGCGGCATCGCACCACCATTCTGGAGTGCCTCAAGGATCCCGATGTCTCCATACGCCGGCGTGCCATGGAGCTCTCGTTCGCGCTGATCAATGCACAAAACATACGTACAATGACCAAGGAGCTGCTGCTCTTCCTCGAGAAGGCCGACGCGGAGTTCAAGGCGCAGTGCAGCTCGGGCATGATCCTGGCCGCCGAACGCTATTCGCCCACCACTCGCTGGCATTTGGATACGCAGTTGAGCGTCCTTATTGCGGCCGGGAATTATGTGCGCGACGACGTCGTCTCCTCCACCATCCAGCTGGTGTCCAGCAGTCCCCTCCCGGAGCAGACGTACATCACGAACCGTTTCTGGGAGTCGCTGCAGGTGGCCAATCATTGCGAGGACAAGCAGCCGCTCCTCCAGGTCGCCGTCTGGGCCATAGGCGAGTACGGCGATCTCTTTATGTACGGCGCCAACGAGGATG AGTTTGAACGGCCCACTGAGAGCGATCTGATCGCTGTGTATCATAAGTTTTTAACCTCTGCTCAAGTCTCGACCACAAGCAAGCAATATGCTCTGGTCTCCCTAGCCAAGCTAAGCACACGTCTGCAGCAGTGCGTAGA GGAAATCCAGGCGCTGATCACCTCCTTTGGCAGCCATCTGAATGTCGATCTGCAGCAGCGGGGCGTGGAGTTCACGCAGCTATTCGGTCACTACAAGCATCTGCGTCCGCCGCTTCTCGAGAAGATGCCGGCCATGCAGATCAGCAGGATAAGCTCGCAGAACGGCGAGAGCGGCGGCGGCTCCTTCGACGACAACAGTCCGGATGTCATTGAAAATGGTGAAAGTGGCGGTGGCGGACACTCACTAATCGAAAGCAATATGAACACTCTGGGCGACAATACG AACATTCTGCTGGATCTGCTGGGCAGCACGGATCTGTCGGCGGGCGGCGCTGGCGATTTGGTGGCAGCCACGGATCTCTCGAATGCCGTGCATAAAAAGAACTCGCGCAATGCCAACGATGTGGTGGTGGCGCCCGTTTCCAACAATCAGGATCTGTTGGATCTGCTCGACTTGGATCTGACCACGCCCTCGtccacgacgacgacgacggctGGTGCGCCAACGGGcgtgggaggaggaggaggcggcatTCTGGCCTTGGCCGGTGATAATAATCAGAGCAGTGCAGCGAACATGAATAACATGCTGGGTGGCCTGGACCTGGGTGGCTTTGGATCCGGTCTGGATGGCTCGGCGAGCATAGCCACGAACGGCAACGATTTGGCCAGCATGCTGGGCGGATTGGGCGGAGCTGCTCCACCCTTGGCGGCTCCAGCTGCTCCCGTGGGCAACCTCATCGTCGATGGCCATGGCGGCAGCTTGCTGGGCGATTTGAATCCCAACAATGTAGAAGTG CCTCCACAGGGTCCCAGGCTGACTGCGCTGGACAGGGATGGATTGCTGGTGCAACTAGTTTCGGTCAGGGGCAGCGACTGCATGCGCATCTATATGACGACCACGAATAGCTCAGACAATACGCTGGAGCAGTACTTGCTAAAG GCGGCGGTTCAGAAGAGTTTCCAGCTGCAAATGCTGACGCCCTCCGGTTCGGTGCTGCCTCCTGGAGGAGTGATCACGCAGGAGATGCGGGTGGTGGCCACGTCGAAT GCGACACTGAGGATGCGGCTGCGCATCCAGTACGTGCTCGATGGCCAGCAGCAGGTAGAGCAGACGGAGGTCAGCGGATTCCCCGAGCAACAGCCGGCGGTGGCCGAGGAGTAG